CCCACCCGATCATTTCGTCTACGCGACCAGCGTGATCGAGCAGATCCAGGCGATGGTCGCCGCGCTGCTGGAAGGCGGTTACGCCTACGCCAGCGGCGGCAGCGTCTACTACGACGTGTGCAGCGATCCTGGCTTCGGCAAGCTGGGCAAAATGAATTACGAGGATATGCTGGCGACCGCCAACGAGCGCGGCAACTTTCCCGACGACCCGAACAAGCGCGATCCGCTGGACTTCGTGCTGTGGCAGGCGGCGAAGCCCGGCGAACCGACCTGGGACAGCCCGTGGGGAGAGGGTCGCCCCGGCTGGCACATCGAGTGCTCGACGATGAGCACGCACTACCTCGGCCCCAAGATCGACATTCACAGCGGCGGCGAGGACCTCGTCTTCCCGCATCACGACTGCGAGATCGTGCAGTCCGAGCACGCGACGGGCGAGCACCCCTTCGTGCGCTACTGGTTCCACGTGGCGATGGTCCGGCTCGACGGCGAAAAAATGAGCAAGTCGCTGGGCAACATGCTATTCGTCGGCAAACTGATCGAAACCTATTCGCCCGACACGCTGCGCGTTTATCTGCTGACGCACCACTACCGCGATGCGTGGTCCGCCGACGGCTACGAGGACGATCTGAAGCGCATCGGCGCTCTGTTGAAGCAGTGGTGCGAGGTGCTGGCCCGGCCCAGCGAGGGCGAGTCGTTCGACGCCTCGGCGTACGAGGCGGACTTCCGCGCGGCGATGGACGACGATCTGCACACGGCGGGCGCGATCGAAGCGATGGATGCGCTTGCCAACGCGATCAACGCGGCGGCGCTGCAGGGCCAGGACGTGACCGCTGCCCAGAATCTGCTGCGCACGCTGGGCGATACGCTCGGCCTGCGCCTGGACACGCAGCATCCCGGCTGCGACGAGCTGCAATAAACAGTCATCAAGGGCCGCGCTAAACATGGATTCGTAGGGTCGGGGCTTGCGCCGCCCGGCGTTTGGCAAAAAGGCCGGGCAGGTTGCACACCTGCCCCTACAAAACCCGGTCGGGCGCTGCCTGTCTCCCCTCTCCAAGCAAGTTGGAGAGGGGCCGGGGGCGAGGTCTCTCCGCCGCCGGATCGCTCCTTTTTCCCGCACCAAACCCACTCGATTTACCTCTTCCCGCCGCCCTAGTTTCTCCCTGGGCCGAAACAGGCTAAAATCACCACAATCCTCGCCGGGATGCAGCTTAAATCTTTAAGCCGCCGCTGTGCGTGGCTCCCCAAGGGGTGGGGGTAATAAAAGGAGAGTGTTTGGATGGCCTATCAAGCTGAAATTAGCCGCTCGAATCCATCGTGCTTCCTGTTCCTGATCGACCAATCCGCGTCGATGGCCGATCCGTTCGGCACGGGGGACGCCAAGAAGAAGAAGGCGGACGGCGTCGCGGACGCGATCAACCGCCTGCTGCAAAACCTCGTGATCAAGTGCGCCAAGGCCGAAGGCGTGCGCGATTATTACCACGTCGGCGTGATCGGCTACGGCAAGGACGTCGGCCCGGCGTTCAGCGGTCCACTGGCGGGTAAGACGCTGGTGCCGATCAGCGAGGTGGCCGAGATGCCCGCGCGCATCGAGGAGCGCACTAAGAAGGTCGATGACGGCGCGGGGGGGCTGGTGGACCAGACGGTCAAGTTCCCGGTGTGGTTCGACCCGGTGGCGAACGGCGGTACGCCCATGTCGCAGGCGCTGATGCGCGCCACGAGCGTGATCAAGGGCTGGCTGACCGACCATCCCGACTGCTTCCCGCCCATCATCATCAACATCAGCGACGGCGAAGCGACCGACGGCAGCCCCAGCGCTCTGACCGATGCCCTCAAGAAGCTCAGCAGCAGTGACGGCGGCGTATTGCTGTTCAACCTGCACCTGTCGTCTACGGATGCCGCGCCGATCCAGTTCCCCGCGCACGAAGAGGGGCTGGCCGACAAGCACGCCAAGCTGCTCTACGCCATGTCCAGCCCGCTGCCGGACTACATGCGCACCATCGCGGCGCAAGAAGGTTTCAACGTGGACGAGGACGCCCGCGGCTTCGTCTTCAACGCCGACATCGTTTCGGTGATCCAGTTCCTGGACATCGGTACGCGGCCCAGCAACTTGCGCTAGGCGGTGAGCATGCAAGTCCACGCGCGCGTCTTCTGGCTGCCCAAGACCGGCAACACGGCGGAGGAATACGAAGACGCTTTTTATCCCAGCCGTGACGGCGACTATGGCGGGACGCAGCTGCGCTTCGCGGTGGCCGACGGGGCCAGCGAAGGCATGCTCAGCGGCCAGTGGGCCAACATCCTCGTGCGCGCCTACTGCCGCGCGGTCAACACGTCGCAGATGCCCGATCTGCTGGCCCGCGCGCTGCCATCCTGGCGCGACTGGAAGCAGCATTACCTCGACCTGCGCGCGCGCCAGGATCGCCCGGTGCAGTGGTTCGAGGAGCCGGGGCTGGAAAAGGGCGCGTTTTCGACGCTGCTGGGCCTGACGCTGCACGACGGCGAGACGCCGGGCTGGGACGCGACCGCGTTGGGCGATAGCTGCCTGTTCCAGGTGCGCGCAGATGAACTGGTCGCCGCGCTGCCCATCGACGACGCGGAGGCGTTTGGCAGCCGCCCGTTCCTTATCGCCAGCAACCCGGCGCGCAACAATGGCCTGCTGGAGCGCGTGCATTACGCGGCGGGTGAGTGGCAGCCGGGCGATCGCTTCTACCTGATGACCGACGCGCTGGCGCACTGGTTCGTGCGCGAGCTTGAAGCGGGTGCGGCCCCGTGGGAAGCGCTGCACGCGGCGGAGGGGCCGGAGGCTTTCGACGCCTGGACCGCCGCCCTCAAGCGCGACCGCCAGATCCGCAACGACGACATTACACTGCTGTGCCTGGAGGTCGCTGAGGACGCGCCATGACATCCTGGCCGACGATGACCGACTACCAGGAGGCGATGCAAAACCCGCGCTACAGCTTTAGCGATCCGGAGTTGCAGCGCGGCACACCTGTGCTCAACATGCTCGGTCTGCCCAAGCCCATCACGGGCGCGTTCGCCAGCGTCTACCAGATCGCCTCCGGCGGACACCAGTACGCGGTGCGCTGTTTCCTGCGCTACCACGCCGACCAGGCCCAGCGCTACGCCGCGATCAGCAACTATCTCCAACAAGTCCGCCTGCCCTATACGGTCGAATTCAACCTTCAGCCCAAAGGCATCCGCATGCGCGGCGAGTGGTTCCCCCTCCTGAAGATGGAGTGGATCAACGGCCAGTCGCTCGACGGCTACATCGAGCAGCACCTCGATCACCCCGCCGTGCTGCGCAATCTGGCCGACCGCTTCGCCAAGATGATCGGGGACCTGGGCCGCGCATCCATCGCCCACGGCGACCTTCAGCACGGCAACATCCTCATCGTCAACCACCAGTTTTTACTGATCGACTATGACGGCATGTACGTCCCCACGCTGGACGGCATGGCGAGTCACGAGCTGGGCCACCGCAACTACCAGCACCCCGGTCGCCAGGAAACCGACTTTGGCCCGCACATCGACAACTTCTCCGCGTGGGTGATCTACCTGTCGTTGATGGCGCTCAGCGTCCAGCCAGCACTGTGGCGCACGCTGCGCGCCGGGGACGAGTGCCTGCTGTTCCGCCAGCACGACTTTCAGAATATCACTTCCTCGCCCGCGATGAAGGCCGTCAGCCAGGTGCCCGACCGCAACGTGCATGCCCTGGCCGAACGCTTCCGCACGGCGGTGCTGTCGGACTTCGCGCAGATCCCGTCGATTTTGCGCAACAGCGCCCTGACCGGCGGCCCGGAACGGCGGTTGGTCAGTGGGCTGAGTTGGCTGGAAGACTACGTGCGCCCGCGCGAACAGCGCGAGCCGCCCCTGCCCCCGACGCTCCCTGAGCAGCCCCCGGCCCACGCCGCGACACTGACGGGCGGCTCCTCGTGGGTGCTCGACTATCTCGACGAGCCGATCGAGCCGGAGCCGCCTGCGGCGCAGACGCGCCCCTCCGATCAGACCGATCTGCGTGAGCGCGTCGTGATCGGCACCTACGGGCTGGTGATGCATGCAGGGTTCAGCGCGGTGGCGCTCGGTGCGCTGCCGTCCAGCCTCGTGGGGATCACCGCCGGGGGCGGCGTGATTCTGATCGCCGTCTATCTCGTGCTGCAATACTCGCTGTTCCCGGAGGTGCGACACAAGCGCCGCCTGCTTCTTCGCCGCGTGCGCCTGCGGTGGGACCGGGCCATCGCGGGCCAGCAGCTTTATTGGAATGCTATCGCGCGCAAGCGCGTCGAGGGCGAGGAACAGCAGCAGCTCGCCCGCCTGAACCAGAATCTCAACCACTACATCGAGGTCGAGCTGCGGCGCTACCCGGTGGCCTACCACGAAATTCCCGGCATCGATCCGGCACTGGCGCAGCGGCTGCGCGCGGCAGGCGTGATGTCGGCGGCGGATGTGACGTATTGGCGTGTGGAGCAGGTGCCGGGCGTGGATGACGTGCGCGCCGAGGCGCTGGTGCGCTGGCGGCAGCAGCTCGAAACACGCCTGAAGACGCAAAAGCTCCAGCCGCTGGTGTCGTGGCAGATGTCGCAGAAGGCCGCGCTGCAAAACGTCTACGGCCACAAGCGCCGTACCTTGACTGCGCGCGAAGTCAGCTTTCAGCAGCGCCGCGCCTATGCCGTGTCCGACCTGGCGCGCATCCGTGACGAGCTGATCAGCTACCGCGATGTGAACTTCCGCACCTATCTGCGCTGGGTGTTCAGCGGCTGAGCGCCGCCTTTCAAACTTTTAGGACTTTTTTAGACTCCGACCGTTTACGACTTAGCGCAAGTCCGCTATACTGTGAAAGCTCGCCAAACCTCACCGGCGGGTAGAGGAGCTTATTCTTCGTGACAACTTTACTCGCCTGAATCAATCGCGGTCGGCTTCGCGCCCTCCGCACCCCCAATTCCGCTGCACCCTGATTGCGCGGCTCTGCCGGACAGCCTCTGTCCGGGTCCACCCTTTTCGTTTCACCCTTTGACATTCGAACGCCTGTTCGATAAACTCTCTAGATGCGGCATCATCATTAGGAGTGACGCGCGATGAGTGTTTCCGCCCCCCCCTCTAAGAGCGAGTTCTCGGTCGAGAACGCCTACCGCTACGATCTATCCTCTGCGTCCCATTGGATCTTTTCGCACGTCTGGCGCTACAAGTGGCTGTTTATCGGGGCCATCTTGTGCAGCGTGATCGACTTCGTGGCCTACTCGCAAGCGCCTATGCTGATCGGCGACGTCGCCGGTGCGCTGATGGAATCGGACGCGAGCAGCAAGCTGGTGTCGCTCTCGCTGGCGATCCTGGCCGTGCAGATCGTCAGCAGCGTGGCGTTCGGCGTGGGCAGCCTGCTCACCGAGACGACCGCGCAGCGTATGGAAGCCGACGCGCGCCACGAGCTGTACATCAGTCTGCTCGGCAAAAGCCAGACCTTCCACAACCGCCAGCGCGTGGGCGACATCATGGCCCGCGCGACGGACGACGTGCGCCAGCTCAACGGCATGGTCAGCCCTGGCTTCCGTTTCATGTACGAGACGGTGATTGGCATCGTTGTGCCGCTGATTTACATCGCCGCGCTGCGGCTGGAACTGCTGGTTGTCCCGGCACTGTTCATTCTGAGCTACATCGTCTTGGTGCGGCGCTACATGCACCGGCTTAATCCCGTCATGCACGCGCAGCGCGAGTCGTATGGCGCGCTCAACGCGGGCGCGGAAGAGACGATCTCGGGCATCGAGATCGTCAAGGCCAGCGTGCAGGAAGCCTTCGAGCGCCTGCGCTTCCGCCGCAACTCGACGGCCTACCGCGACTATTTCGTGGAGCAGGGCAAGATCGAAGCGGGCTACCTGCCGCTGCTGGTCTTCGGCATCGCGCTGGGCGGGGTCTTCCTGCACAGCATGCTGATGTACCGCCGGGGCGACCTGGACATCGCGGGCATCATCGCCGTGATGGGCCTGATGAACGTGCTGCGCTTCCCCACGATGATGTCGTTATGGTCGTTTTCGCTGGTGCAGCTGGGGTTAACCAGCGCCAAGCGTATCATGAACATCATTAAGGCCGAAACGGAGCTGGATGAGAACGCGGGTGGCTTCAGCAAGCCGCTCGAAGGTGACATCGTGTTCGAGAACGTCTCGTTCACCTACCAGTCCAGCAGCGACGACTGCGACGAGTGCGAGGCCGCCGTGATCGAGGACATCTCGTTCCACATCGCGCCCGGCCAGACGGTCGCCATCGTCGGGCAGACCGGGTCCGGCAAGAGCACGCTGGCACAGCTCATCAACCGCACCTACGACGTGACCGAGGGCCGCGTGCTGATCGACGGCGTGGACGTGCGCGAGTGGGACCTGGACGGGCTGCGCTCGCAGATCTCGAAGATCGAGCAGGACGTGTTCCTGTTCTCGCGCTCCGTCGCGGAGAACGTCGCGTTCGGCGCGCCGGGCACGCCCATTGAGCAGATCCAGCAGGCCGCGCGCGAAGCCCAGGCGCACGACTTCATCATGTCTTTCGCGGACGGCTACGACACGAAGATCGGCGAGCGCGGCACGATGCTGTCCGGCGGGCAGCGCCAGCGTATCGCCCTGGCGCGCGCCTTCCTGAGCAACCCGCGCATCCTGATCCTGGACGACAGCACGAGCGCCATCGACAGCGCGACCGAGGACGAGATCCAGAAGGCTATCCGCCGCGCGCAGCAGGGCCGGACGACGCTGCTGATCACCCATCGTCTGGCTCAGATTCGCTGGGCCGACCTGATCTTGGTGCTCGACCACGGGCGTCTGGTGGCGGCTGGCTCGCACGAGAAGCTGCTGCGCAGCTCGCCCGACTACCGGCGCATCTTTGTCCGTTACGATGTCGAATTGCCGCCGCTCGAAATGACTGAGTCTCAGATCGCCTATTCATCCCAAGATGCCTAGGAGATAACCGCCGATGGGCTTCATTATGGATGGCCTCGACGCCGAGGCCTACGACCGGACTTACAGTGACAGTGTGCTGGTCAAGCGCATCGTCAGCTACTTCCGTCCCGAAACCTTCCGTATGTCGGTCTCAGCCGTGATGATCGTGCTGACGTCGCTGTTCAACACGCTGCTGCCGATCTACATTTCGAAAGCCATTGACGAGATCCAGACCGATTCGTCGACGGGAACGCTGCTGCGCATCACGGCGGTGATCACCGTGCTGGGGGTGCTGGGCTGGCTGTTCAACGCCGCGCGCCGCTGGTATTCCGCGATCGCGGTCGGTAACGTGGTGCTCAACATGCGCGAGGACGCGTTCAACGCCGTGCTCAAGCGCGACCTGTCGTTCTACGACAGCTACCCGTCGGGTAAGATCGTCAGTCGCGTCACGTCCGACACGCAGGCGTTTACCCAGGTCGTCACGCTGACGATGGAGCTGCTCAGCCAACTGCTGCTGATCGTGCTGCTACTCGGCTACCTGTTCACGGTGGACGTGCCGCTGACGCTGATCACCATGCTGCTTGCGCCGCCCATCATCCTCGTCGCGCTGGCCTTCCGTACGCTGGCGCGCGTGACCGTAACCCAGTCACGGCGTATCATGGCGGAAGTCAGCTCGCACATTCAGGAGTCGGTGAGCGGGATCGGCGTGGCGAAATCGTTCCGCCAGGAGCACGCGATCTACGATGAGTTCCTGGACGTCAACCAGCAGTCGTACCGCATCAACCTGCGTACTGGCTACGTGTTCAGCGGCATCTTCCCGATCCTCAACTTGCTGGCCGCGTTCGGGACCACGGCGCTGGTGTACTTCGGTGGGCGGCAGGTGCTGGACAGCGGCCTGTCGGCGGGCGACTGGTTCTTGTTCATCCAGGGCGTCGGCATGTTCTGGTTCCCGCTGACCAGCATCGCGTCGTTCTGGAGCCAGTTCCAGCTTGGGCTGGCGGCAGGAGAGCGCGTCTTCGCGCTGATCGACGCCGATCCGAAGGTCGTGCAGACTGGTGACGACCGGCTGGGCACGGACAAGCTGAGCGGGGAGATCCGCTTCGAGCACGTGGCCTTCAGCTACAACGACAAGGAGCAGGTGCTCAAGGACTTCTCGATGACGATCAAGGCGGGCGAGACGCTGGCACTGGTTGGCCACACGGGGTCCGGCAAGTCGAGCATCGCACGCCTGATCACGCGCTTCTACGAGTTCCAGGGCGGGCACATCCTGGTGGACGGTCACGACGTGCGCAGCCTGAACCTGGAAGCGTTCCGCCAGCATCTGGGCATCGTGACGCAGGTTCCGTTCCTGTTCGACGGCACGGTGATGGACAACATCCGGTACGGCAACCAGGACGCGACCGAAGCGGAAGTGCTTGCGGCAGCGGAGCGTGTGGGTGGCGGCGACTGGCTCGACAGCCTGCCCGACGGCCTGAACACCGAGGTCGGCGAGCGCGGCAGCAGCCTGTCGATGGGCCAGCGGCAGCTTGTCGCGCTGGCGCGTGTGCTGCTGCAAAACCCGTCGATCTTCATTCTCGACGAAGCGACGGCCAGCATCGATCCGCTGACCGAGACGCTGATTCAAGAAGGGCTGGACGAGATCCTGGAGCAACGCACGTCCATCGTGATCGCGCACCGCTTGAGCACCGTGCGCAACGCCGACCGCATCATCGTGCTGCGCGACGGCGAGATCATCGAGGAGGGCAGCCACGACGGGCTGCTGGCGAGCGGCGGCTACTACGCGGAACTGTACAACATGTATTTCCGCCACCAGAGCCTGGAGTACATCGAGAACGCAGCCTTCGCCGCGCGGTAGGAATAGCCAGGGGAAATACGAGCGGCGCGAGGATCATTCCCCGCGCCGCTTTAGTTTTTGTAGTATACACAACAAAGTTCAGTCCGCGCGCCAACCGATCATCACTCGATCATCATGGTATTCTGCATAAGGATAACTGACACCCTGGTAGGCAACCGTGTGGGCCTCCCACGAATTAACGTCGAAAACTTGCAGAGGGACCTGCCCTTCGCCTGGGCCAACAAAAGCCAAGTGGTTTGTTTCAGGCGACCATGCGACGCCCCACCCAACAGGCAGGCACGTATCGATGATCTTTTGCTCCTGTAAGTCGGCAATCATAATGTGATTTGACCCGGGTTTGGCACTTCTCGCCGTGACATATCTGAGATCTTCGCCCGGCTCATAATGGGAGTCTTGTATGAGATCAAAGGTGACGTAGCGGCCATCCGAGGACCATTGGAGGCTGTCAAGCCCCACCGCCTCGCCCTCACCGGAAAACGTAAAAATAGTCTGAGTGATCGTGCCATTTCGATCAAACAGTGCCAGTATGTTGTTATCCGTGTATGCGGCAAACTGCGTTGAGTCGGGCGACCATGCCAGGGCAGAAGGTAAATAAGCCTCGCCCAGAGGAATATCTGCTGTACGCGCAAAAGCGTTATCTTCAAAGCTATAAAGTCCCCAGTTTCCTTCATAATTAACTGTAGAGCCTGAGCGCACATACCCGTAGTAGGGCGCGACAAACGCTTTCCAATCAGGGGCTGGATATAAATATTCTGGAAGGCTAGTAACCGCGTTTGCAAGTAGTGTCCAGGTCTCTATAGTTCCCGAAACGGGTGTAATGCGGATAAGTCCTGCGGTGTCGGGATTCTCATAGTCCATGTTCTGAAATAGGACGTGTTCGTTATCCAGCCAGACGGCCTTATCGTAAGCGCTTTGGTAGCCTTGCGCACGGAGCGCCACACGATATTCGCGCGCGTCACGGGTGCTGTGAACCCGTAGCTCGCTCACAGACGTGATCGCATTGTAAGTCTCGGTGATGAAAAACTCACCCCAGGGGTATGCGTACCAGTTGCCATCGGGCGATAAGGCCCCGCCGCGCACTGCGTTGGATTTGTGCAGAAAAACTAGGACGTGCGGCGTTTCCCACCCAGCTTGATAGCCGTGGATGCCATAATCGCCAAGCATCAAAATCGTGCCGTCGAATGTCCAGCCAGCGGGCGGAGGGGTAATGTTGACACAGTGCTGCTCGACGGGCCAACCCGCCGAGGGGTCTTCCGTCGCATCGCCGGATTGGGCCAGGACTGGAACAGATAGGGGGATGCACAGCATCGCCAGGATAATCAGCAGTGCCCGGTATTTCATGTTGTTCGCCCCTGGAACAGAGTTGGCTCTAGTTCCATTGTAGGCGTGTTTTGGGGCGGCAAGTGAGCGCGTGCGCCAGGCGGCGGTAAGGCGACAGGTTAAGCCGCCGCGCTCTCCGCCAGGAACACAAGCCGCGCCGCGCCGAAGATGCCCGCGTGGTCGCCCAGCTCCGCACGCACGATCGGGATCTCGTCCAGGCCGGGCAGCAGCCGCGTCCGCGCCCGCACCACCTGATCCAGGCGCGGTTGCAGCACGTCCCAGCTCTCCATCACGCCGCCGCCCATCACCACGATCTGCGGCGCGAGAATGACCAGCAGATTGGCAATGCCCACCCCAAGCGTGTAGGCCGTGTGATCCATGATGCGCCGCGCCACCGGATTACCTTCCATCGCCATCTGCGCGATGAGCGGCGCGTTGATCTTGGCCGGATCGTCGTTGGCGGCGGCCAGCAAACCCTCATCCTCCGCTTCGCGGCCCATCCGTGCGATCGCTGGACCAGACGCCAGCGCTTCCCATGCGCCGTCGAGGTCTTCCAGCAGTGCGTCGCCGGGCGCGATGGTCATTAGCCCGACCTCGCCCGCGTAGGCGTTGTAGCCCCGGTGCAGGCGGTTGCCGAGGATGATGCCCGCGCCGATGCCCGTGCTCACGGTGATATAAATCATGTCTTCGCAGCCGCGACCGGCGCCCAACCAATGTTCACCCAGCGCTGCCGCGTTGCAGTCGTTGTCGAGCAGGGTGAGCAGGCCGAACCGCTCCGAGAGCAGCTGCACGATGGGAACCTCGTTCCAACCGGGCATATTCCACGGGCTGGTGAACACGCCACGCTTGACGTCGAGCGGTCCCGTCGCGCCGATGCCGATCCCGGCCAGTGCAACCGCCGGGCACCCGGCCTCATCCATCACGCGCTCGATCAGGTCCCCGATGCGGCGGACGCCGCGCTCCGGCCCTTCCTGGGCCAGGGTGGGCTGGCTGGCCAGCGCCAACGGACGCCCCAGCGTGCGGTCGATGACCGCTGCGCGCACGTTGGTTCCGCCCAGATCGATGCCAATCGCTGCCTCTGTCGCCATGCTCACAGTCTCCGCCCGTGCAGGCCCTGATGTGTTTCGGTCGAACACCGCAGGATTATACTGGGTTTTTGTGAGGGGCAGGATGGCACAAACGCACAATTGGCGGCAGGACACGGGGATAAATCGGGTTGGCGAAACGGCGGTACGGGCGGACTAGGGCGTGCCCTCGCTGCGGCGGTCGTAATACTCGACCAGCGCCACCTGGAAGACGTTGAACACCTGATTGACTTTGCGCAGCAGGCGCAGCTGCGCGTCCGATTCCAGGTGAGCGACCTGCGGCATTTGCAGCGCGACTTCGGTCATGGCGTCACGGAAGAACGCCGTCGCTTCCAGCCCTTCGGCGGCAGACAGGCCCGCCTGCTCGGAATTCTGCGCGTAACGGGTCGCAATACTCTTGACCTCGACCAGCAGCGACTGCGCTGCGTCCGGCGCGGAGATGTGCTGCATGATGATGCTCATCAAGCGCCGTCCCAGCTCGCGCTTTTCCTCACGGTGATCGGCGCTGAAGGCGGCCAGCCAGCCCGGTTCGGGGCTGTGGACCAGTCGCTCGCGGGTTTCGACCAGGGCGTAATCGCTCCAGATGCGCTCGGTGCCGGACGTCGCCGAAGCCGGAACCTCGATGCCGCTGAGCGCCACCAACTCTTTGCGCAAAAAACGCCGGTGTCCGCCGGGGGTGACGTGGACAGGGAGCTTACCGCTGTCTGCCCATCGCCGGACGGTCGTGGGGTGTACGCCCAACAACTCGGCAGCGCCGGTCAGTGAGAGCCATTCCGGTTTCATAGTTGACGTCAAGTGCTTGTCTTCCCGATTATCTGAGGTCCTGAGGTGCTGCTACCATTAAATCGCCCGGCCTACCCGGTGTCAAGTGCGGGGGTGCATCGGTGGGCGCTGCGTAGATCCTAACGCTGAGGGGTATTTTAG
This sequence is a window from Aggregatilinea lenta. Protein-coding genes within it:
- a CDS encoding ABC transporter ATP-binding protein — encoded protein: MSVSAPPSKSEFSVENAYRYDLSSASHWIFSHVWRYKWLFIGAILCSVIDFVAYSQAPMLIGDVAGALMESDASSKLVSLSLAILAVQIVSSVAFGVGSLLTETTAQRMEADARHELYISLLGKSQTFHNRQRVGDIMARATDDVRQLNGMVSPGFRFMYETVIGIVVPLIYIAALRLELLVVPALFILSYIVLVRRYMHRLNPVMHAQRESYGALNAGAEETISGIEIVKASVQEAFERLRFRRNSTAYRDYFVEQGKIEAGYLPLLVFGIALGGVFLHSMLMYRRGDLDIAGIIAVMGLMNVLRFPTMMSLWSFSLVQLGLTSAKRIMNIIKAETELDENAGGFSKPLEGDIVFENVSFTYQSSSDDCDECEAAVIEDISFHIAPGQTVAIVGQTGSGKSTLAQLINRTYDVTEGRVLIDGVDVREWDLDGLRSQISKIEQDVFLFSRSVAENVAFGAPGTPIEQIQQAAREAQAHDFIMSFADGYDTKIGERGTMLSGGQRQRIALARAFLSNPRILILDDSTSAIDSATEDEIQKAIRRAQQGRTTLLITHRLAQIRWADLILVLDHGRLVAAGSHEKLLRSSPDYRRIFVRYDVELPPLEMTESQIAYSSQDA
- a CDS encoding ABC transporter ATP-binding protein → MGFIMDGLDAEAYDRTYSDSVLVKRIVSYFRPETFRMSVSAVMIVLTSLFNTLLPIYISKAIDEIQTDSSTGTLLRITAVITVLGVLGWLFNAARRWYSAIAVGNVVLNMREDAFNAVLKRDLSFYDSYPSGKIVSRVTSDTQAFTQVVTLTMELLSQLLLIVLLLGYLFTVDVPLTLITMLLAPPIILVALAFRTLARVTVTQSRRIMAEVSSHIQESVSGIGVAKSFRQEHAIYDEFLDVNQQSYRINLRTGYVFSGIFPILNLLAAFGTTALVYFGGRQVLDSGLSAGDWFLFIQGVGMFWFPLTSIASFWSQFQLGLAAGERVFALIDADPKVVQTGDDRLGTDKLSGEIRFEHVAFSYNDKEQVLKDFSMTIKAGETLALVGHTGSGKSSIARLITRFYEFQGGHILVDGHDVRSLNLEAFRQHLGIVTQVPFLFDGTVMDNIRYGNQDATEAEVLAAAERVGGGDWLDSLPDGLNTEVGERGSSLSMGQRQLVALARVLLQNPSIFILDEATASIDPLTETLIQEGLDEILEQRTSIVIAHRLSTVRNADRIIVLRDGEIIEEGSHDGLLASGGYYAELYNMYFRHQSLEYIENAAFAAR
- the cysS gene encoding cysteine--tRNA ligase, with amino-acid sequence MQLYNTLSGQLEPVTSDDNIFRMYVCGVTPYDTTHLGHAFTFVMFDVLERYLEYLGYETQTVQNVTDIDDDILRRARELSLPWNELAHQETEKYLADMRALNVRPPDHFVYATSVIEQIQAMVAALLEGGYAYASGGSVYYDVCSDPGFGKLGKMNYEDMLATANERGNFPDDPNKRDPLDFVLWQAAKPGEPTWDSPWGEGRPGWHIECSTMSTHYLGPKIDIHSGGEDLVFPHHDCEIVQSEHATGEHPFVRYWFHVAMVRLDGEKMSKSLGNMLFVGKLIETYSPDTLRVYLLTHHYRDAWSADGYEDDLKRIGALLKQWCEVLARPSEGESFDASAYEADFRAAMDDDLHTAGAIEAMDALANAINAAALQGQDVTAAQNLLRTLGDTLGLRLDTQHPGCDELQ
- a CDS encoding vWA domain-containing protein, encoding MAYQAEISRSNPSCFLFLIDQSASMADPFGTGDAKKKKADGVADAINRLLQNLVIKCAKAEGVRDYYHVGVIGYGKDVGPAFSGPLAGKTLVPISEVAEMPARIEERTKKVDDGAGGLVDQTVKFPVWFDPVANGGTPMSQALMRATSVIKGWLTDHPDCFPPIIINISDGEATDGSPSALTDALKKLSSSDGGVLLFNLHLSSTDAAPIQFPAHEEGLADKHAKLLYAMSSPLPDYMRTIAAQEGFNVDEDARGFVFNADIVSVIQFLDIGTRPSNLR
- a CDS encoding protein phosphatase 2C domain-containing protein — encoded protein: MQVHARVFWLPKTGNTAEEYEDAFYPSRDGDYGGTQLRFAVADGASEGMLSGQWANILVRAYCRAVNTSQMPDLLARALPSWRDWKQHYLDLRARQDRPVQWFEEPGLEKGAFSTLLGLTLHDGETPGWDATALGDSCLFQVRADELVAALPIDDAEAFGSRPFLIASNPARNNGLLERVHYAAGEWQPGDRFYLMTDALAHWFVRELEAGAAPWEALHAAEGPEAFDAWTAALKRDRQIRNDDITLLCLEVAEDAP
- a CDS encoding MerR family transcriptional regulator, encoding MTSTMKPEWLSLTGAAELLGVHPTTVRRWADSGKLPVHVTPGGHRRFLRKELVALSGIEVPASATSGTERIWSDYALVETRERLVHSPEPGWLAAFSADHREEKRELGRRLMSIIMQHISAPDAAQSLLVEVKSIATRYAQNSEQAGLSAAEGLEATAFFRDAMTEVALQMPQVAHLESDAQLRLLRKVNQVFNVFQVALVEYYDRRSEGTP
- a CDS encoding ROK family protein, whose amino-acid sequence is MATEAAIGIDLGGTNVRAAVIDRTLGRPLALASQPTLAQEGPERGVRRIGDLIERVMDEAGCPAVALAGIGIGATGPLDVKRGVFTSPWNMPGWNEVPIVQLLSERFGLLTLLDNDCNAAALGEHWLGAGRGCEDMIYITVSTGIGAGIILGNRLHRGYNAYAGEVGLMTIAPGDALLEDLDGAWEALASGPAIARMGREAEDEGLLAAANDDPAKINAPLIAQMAMEGNPVARRIMDHTAYTLGVGIANLLVILAPQIVVMGGGVMESWDVLQPRLDQVVRARTRLLPGLDEIPIVRAELGDHAGIFGAARLVFLAESAAA